The stretch of DNA CCAAGAGGCAACGTCCAGACTGGGTCCTGAGTGAATATCATGGTTGTAACGTTAATGCGTCTACGTACATGCTGAGAAGCGGCAAGTGGAAATACATCGCCTATTCAGACGGCCTGACTGTCCCTCCCCAGCTTTTTGGTGAGCATTCAGAGTCTGAACCAAAACGAAAAAGAAACCCAGCATCAAATTCTTATCACTTGATTCATTTTTCTGTTCCTTATTCCTCTTCTGTAGATCTTTCACTGGACAAAGAAGAACTTTTCAATGTGGTCCTCAAATACCCAGCTGTGAAAGAGTTTCTGGACAATCTGTTGCGCAGCATCGTGGACTATCCCCAAGTCTCTGCGACTGTCCATCGCTACAATAAAAGAGCATTTACTGCCTGGCGTGATAGTCTGGGAAGGAATTACAGCCAGGTTATTGCCAACCTCAGGTGGCATGTAGACTGGCAAAAAGATGCGTTATCACATGAGAGAGCTATTGACAGTTGGCTTTATGGCTTTTGATGAGGGTTAAATGGGTTTGGTATTTTATGAGAGATAAGAAATGGGGATAAATGCTTTTATTGTCAgacaaagatataaaattgtTCTTTTGCACTTTGTTTTAAGTATGTTAAATGCTTTcctatttgttttaaaataaaatggatcttttttttatatatactgtactgtatgtatactgtTGGAAGGGCAAGCTAACAGCAGCCCAGGTGGTCACCCAGGGTGCTGGAGGCAGATTTAaactgttttaacattttatttctgcaaAGGTTGGAGCTTTTTAGATGTTAAAGCTGGGGTCCAATAACGATTTATTTGTCATCTCATTCGTGATAATagaaaagtgtctgtgtttatataaaacAACGTATAATTCACaatagaaatgtatttatgatgcaaaattaaccTATTActtaaaaaacatacagaaatataaCTTCATCATAACTTGATATGGAGTGGTGGGCCACCTGAAATCTATTGGAGGGCCACCTGTGACCAAATTCTAGTTTTGTCAGCGTCAACAAAATAGTTAGGCCCGGCCGTGCTCCTACgcactcttttattttgaaaagtgtagCTATTCTTCATTCACTTCCGTGTCACCACAGAAATCAGGAGGCAGCAAGTTGTCAACGCGAACAGTGGGTGGCAccaagtttttcttttactttcacttAACACGTAAATAACAATGAACTGAACCTGCTTAATGTTATTAATTTTGTGCAGATAAATGTTTGGGATACGCTGTTCTTCCTCATAGCCTCTGACAAGCTAACGGCTAATGTTACACTGCGTCCATAGAGTTAGGTAAACACGGCTAACAGAGACAATAATACTCTTCTTCAGttcgttttttttatgtaaagtcAATATTGCAGAGGATGATTAAATGTTTAGGAagcttatttttatttgcactttaaacaatacaaaaagCTACGCAGTGTTTGTGTCTAATGGGACAGTACATTGTGTGTTTTAGGGACTAAGAACAGAAACATCAGTGGGACGCAGAGGCAGCTGGGATATGTATGACACATTGGTGTAATCATATCCCtctaataacaaataaaattaaaaaattgaaGTTGCTGTTCGGCTTCTACAGCAACATAGAACATGAAGAGGTCCTTCATAACACTGAAACTGTCTCCATCGTctgtattttacatgtttttaaagtcaaaagTAGGCGTTTATTACTAGAAAACATGTATAATGGAAAACACAGATGTTTAatgtaaaattaataaaaagtaaTGGTAGGGACAATTTTCCACCTCTGTGGACAATAACAGACTAGACACTTGGTAGTTCGTAAATAGCAAAGTTAtagttttggtgtcatttggcaGTCTTTTGCTAAGTGTTCTTGTTTCATGCAGGTAATGTCAAGATGGCCAGCAAAGAAGTGAAAAGTGAGCTGAAAAGTGCCAGAGAggccattaaaaacaaagagttCAAAGAGGCTCTAAAACATTGCAAGGTAAatcttttttggtttgttttgtttaatccaATGAGTCTGGATGCTGAGTGACTCAAAGCTTGTCTTGCACAGAAATATTCTGGAGTTAATTTGCtttctttaatgtgttttcagGCGGTTTTGAAACTTGACAAAACCAATTATAATGCGTGGGTTTTCATCGGTTTGGCAGCCAGTGAACTGGACCAATCAGACCAGTCACATTCAGCCTATAAGAAGGCGGTGGAGCTGGAGCCTGAGCAGCTACTGGCATGGCAGGTAAGAGCCTGGGTTGGGATACACGTGAGATGAAGATTTATTTGAGGGTTGACAATGAAATTAGCAGAGATCTTTCCAGCCTTTAGATCTGCAAAAGACCTCTGAACCACACCAGGGAGCTGGTTAATTTTCCAGCACAGCCACTGTTTGTGCCATAACTACATAGATCAGTGAGCGCAAACTTCAACAAAGACTGTTCACTTAATAACTTACAGTCCAAGACAATTTCATCCAAATccatcctttactttttgagctATTAATGAAACACTTACTCCCAGATTGTCTCTTTAATTAGCCTACAGCTGGTTGTGACATGACATACAAGTGTGAAGTGGGATTTTCAGTTTTCacaaaaagaaatgataaaaaaaacacagaaatcgaGTGAAGGTGTATGTTTAAAACTATATCCATGAAATGAAGTTGAAGTGATTATTTATCAAACATATCTCTTGGAAACAGTTGATTTACCTAGTGGAAAATATTACTTGTTACAGAAATTGCAATAAAAGTACATATGTTATGATGTACACAAATAATTTGTCTGATTCCAGATGTTTTTTCCTATACCTCAGTATATTTAATTAAgaatttttgtttgtgcttcagGGCTTAGCCAATCTTTACGAAAAGACAGACCAGTGGGATTTCAAAGTTGAGCTCCCTAACATTTATCAGAAGCTTGTTGATCTGTATGCAAGGTAAGATGTGGAAGCTGTTTTACTGACGCATGTTTCTCCATAAAATATTATCAAAATTGTTAAATTTCTGGTGTCATTTATTGCTCCATGTTCTCCAATCACAGCTCAGACAGAAAGAAATGTTACGAGGTGATCAAAAAGCTGTCGGACAGTTATCAGTCTGACAAAGATTGCAATAAGGTATGTAACATGACAGGCATGTGGTCCGTGTAATAATGGAAACAAGAGAAGCATGTGTTGATATATGAATGCATTTGTATGTCGTACACAGCTGGCAAAGGTTTGGCTGCAGCTCATTCAGCTGAAGGAGGAAGACGCTGTGGACAAGAAGGAGTTGCTGCAGTTATGGCACGAAATGACCCAGCTCCTGTCTGACTGCATTAACGAGGAAGAGCAGAACAATGAAGTACAACAGCATGTAAGTAAGATTTCTACAAATGTGGGGAACAAAACATACAGCTTTATTGTTTCTCCTTGTTTATGAAGATTTTAAAAACCATATTCTTTAATCTGCAATTCTAATTCTTAAAGACACACAATTTCTtccaaatcagacaaaaataaagCTCATATTAtcctttatgttgttttgtttttttggtaatcgttgtttgtttgtggtcaaCAGTTAATCACGGCCTTTGAGAAGAGCTTGCTCCTCATGGATCCTGTACCAGGAGAGAAACACCAGAAGATCTCAGCTGATTATATTCAATGTCTTTCAAAAGTAAgcacactttctctcctcttgCTTGTATACAAAGACCATGTCATCTTTCCTTAATCATCTGCTCATTTTTCCATCTGAACAATTACATTTCACGTTTCACactattcattattatttatacttttatattttagctTCCACAAGAGGAAACCAAAATGAAAGAGGCCTGTGAGTCAATGTCGTCCCTTTACCCCAAGCAAAGTTATCCTCTTGAGGTCCTTTGTTCTCATTACCTAAAAACAGGTAaggtattttttgaaaatgtacattttatgaataaaatagGATTGTTAATAGAAATATATCTCCATTAAATGCCTCTCTAAAGCAGTTTGAGGTAATTGTTGGCTGTTATAATCAGAgggtatgtttttaaatgttatgcTACATGTTCTATTTCCATTCAAAGGTGTCCTGACTGAAGACACAGTCAGCCGTTTCTCCCGCCTCCTGGATCTTGCCCCCAACTCTGGGTTAGGTCACTTGGGTCTGGGCACTAAAGCACTTCAGGAAGGAAGATATAACGACGCCATTAACAGCCTTTCACAAGGTCAGTTTGAGCTGCGACAAAGACTGAAAACTATTCTTAGTGCAAACAGCACCTCCACTCTTTATAGACATTTGTGACTTTGGTAACGAATGAGGGATGGTTATCTGTTAACATGATCTATTTCTGTTTCATCAGGGTTGAAGAAGATGAGCTGCAGCACAGCATGGTACAGTTTGGCTGAAGCTCAGGTTAAAATGCACAGATATACAGACAGTGCTGCGTCATGCTCCCAAGGTACGTGTTGCCTACGgtgttatatatataactatagcCCATCCATAACAGCACGAAATGTCTAATTTTGTCCAAAAGAATATCTCATATGAGATTGATCTAAAGTTTGAAAGTGAAACAtgaaggtttattggcagaaattcaaTATATCAATATACTTATATTGGTATAAGCtgttgtagccttagaataaaacTTTGATATATCTATGTTTATGACAAAGAGGAATGAGGAGTATGccaaggccaccgtagttctatAAATGTGCACCTTTAGCTGTCACTGCCAGTTTATGTGGAAGTCTATGAACAATCTACTGAACTTGCGTGTTTATCTGGTTCTTTTAGGTCTGACGACGTGCGTTTCTGGAGACGAGGAGCTGAGGGTCAAactgctgaagctgaagcttgAGACTTTAGTTAgaagtggaggagaaaaggCTGCAGATCATGCATTGGAGACCTTTTCACAGGTTTTCACGATTAACTAATCCGCTTATTtagcacattttttaaatatctggACTCTTAAATAATTGCTTAAAGCATTTATTTAAAGCttaattggttaaaaaaaaagcttgataAATGTCACATGGATGTTGCATATTTTTCAGATTACAGATGCTGAAAAAGACCTTTCCCTCGTTGCCTTTAAAGGTCGTGCACACCTGAATAAAGGGCAGGTTGATCAAGCACTTAAGGTATCTTTGAATTCTGTCATACtgagttttatgagtaaaacaTATAACACAGTATTTCAATTTTATGTCCAAGCTATCCATAGGTGAATCTTCGTCTTTGCACTGCAAATTGTATTATTGTCTCTTTCCTACCAGGTGTCATCACAGTTAGTGGCCTCCAACCCAAACCTGGACCAGGCTTTAGCTCTTAGAGGACTAATACATATAGCTGAGGGCCAGCAGCAGCTGGCAGAGCAGTGGTAAATTCACAGCCTTTGTCTTAACCCTTCACTTAACCCATCAGTTTTCCCGTATATAATTATAAAACTAATACTGTTTCAATTGATCCAATGCTTTACGTAGCTTTTTAAAGGCAGCTGCCGAGAGTCCAAACTGTCCAGAGTATTACTTTTTGCTGGGACAACTCTACTGGGACATGGGAGAGGAGAGCCGTAAAGACCGGAGCAAAGCTCAAACACACTTACTAAAGGTTTGTCCAATAATTTAACATAATCGTTCTATTCTTTGTATATTTTAGATTAATTTAGTTCCAGgaaacctctctctctgttgctatTTGTTGCACTGTGTTGAGTGTTATTTTATTCAGGAAGAGTCATTTGTCCATTTCAGGCTGCAAAGTTAGATCCATACCTCGGCGCTGCGTTCCGCTATCTCGGGCATTTTTACAGGGAGGTCGCTAATGATCGTGGTCGTGCACGTGGTTGTTATAAGAAGGCCTTTGATTTGGACAATGAGGACGCTGAGTCGGGAAGTGCCTCGGTGGACCTCAGTATGGAGCTGGAGGACATGGTGAGTGGCCACGTTGATCCGAGACTtgagttttgttgtttgaacTTGATCACCGTTTCCTTAAAAGGcacctctctcttgctttaTCCTGTCCTCCCTGTTTCCTTTCATCCCTCTTTCCTCATCCTTTATTCCTATAGGACACTGCGTTAGCAACACTTGAGTCAGTGATAGCGAAAGCCACTCCAGGATCTGCTAAGTGGGCTTGGATGAGACGAGGCCTTTACTACCTGAAGATTGGGGAGCATCAACAGGCTGTGGCAGAGTACGGATTTTAAAATCTGAGACAACTAagattcagacctggtattaaggAGACCTTGGTTTATATGTGATGAGCGTTACTGACTCCTGACTTGTTGTTTAGTCTTCAGGCGGCTCTGAGAGCCGATCCAGAAGACTGGGTGTGTTGGGAGTGTTTGGGCGAGGCCTACCTGAACCGCCGGAGCTTCACTGCTGCTCTGAAGGCCTTTGGCAAAGCTCATCAACTTCAGCCGTCCTCCATCTACAGTGTTTACCAGGCTGCTGCAATCAAACAAACCCTGGGCAAGTTCAAAGAGGCTGTTGCAGAGTATTTGCAGATCACAGCACAGCAGGATTATGTTCCTGCGCTTAAAGGTaggtgtttgtttcattttactaaagatttagttttgtgttgtatttttttcctctcagttATAATGTTGAATTTGATTTGTGTGGGTTGCTAAGGCCTTGGAGAGTGTCAGCTGTCTCTGGCAAGAAGTTTAATGGAGGACTGTAGAGATGGAGGAGCCATTGATCTCATTCAGCAAGCGATACAGAACCTCTTCAGGTGATGATTTGACATTAATGTGAATTGATGCCCATTCTGTGAGTGATTACACATCAGTGTTGCATTCCCCGCAGTGTATCGGATGACATTCTGTCTAATATTTCTCATTTCTGCGAACGTCCAGAGCTGTGGAGCTGCGTCCAGACCTTTCCTGTTTGTGGAAGCTGCTGGGAGATGCTTGCACCGCAGTCAGCACTGTTTCATCAAACAGAGCTCAAGTTCTAGTGCCTGCCCTGCTCGCTGGTTTAGACCCcaacacacagagccacatgCAGAACCAGGCCCAGACTCTCAAAATTGGCGAGAGGTACTGTATGTCCACAGCCGTTTTTCAGGCTGTCTGTAATGtcaaacataaaatacaaatacagaagATTGAGTGCAAATATTTGTCTGCAGGTGCTACGTCCATGCCCTGAAGCTGATGTCTGAGGTGCCCGGCCTGTGGTACGACCTAGGACTGAACTACTATCATCAGGCGAGACTGCCATGTCCCACAGAGGATGACCAGAACTCCCAATCCCTGATCCAACAGAAGGCTCAGCAGGTAATTCACTGGATTACATGCAGCAGTTCTGCATTATTTGTTTCCACGTGTGCTCTtttaagagtttttatttttttcctcttgtcagtgtttaaaaaaggCCATCATGATGGACTGTGGGAACCACAGTTACTGGACTGCTCTGGGAGTCATTTCCACAAACAAAggtaacaacacacaacaataatgatgataataataattataatgtatGTCATACTGCTTTAGAGCTTTTTGAGGACTAGGTAAGAATTTTCCCGTGCACTGAACTCAGCAATATTTCCTaactaaaagaaaatgtaccAATATAGGCcacatacatattttttatttcaagaaacatttattcataacTTTGAGTAAAAGTCCTTACATTGTGTTTCATTCCCTCTTTTCAATCCCTCTAAATGGACACGCACCACCTGTAGTAATATACTATGTGGCCTacacttgtatttatttaaacatattatgttatttgatcGGGAAACGTTATAATTATTTGgtagtaagtgagtaagtgcaGCAGCCAGCCTCCATTGTAGCGGCGGCTTGCTTGTCAGAGTCCTGCAATGCACATTATACTGCTCAATAAGCTAAGATaattaataagaaaaacaaaattaaagcaTGCAAGTTTGAAGCTGAGGTGTTGAATCAATTGCTTGAGtatgtgtctcatttgcatctGAATTAGCACAATTTTGTCTCAtcactttctctctgtcacATCAGGTCTGGAGAACTTTGCTCTGGCTCAACATTGCTTCATCAAGTCCATACAAGTGGAGCCAAATGTACGTACAGCAGCTTTAGCCTGGAGATGAGAAGTATGATCAGAAAATatgcacatgtttttgttttgttttgactagATTTTTGTCATATCTCCTCCCAGAATGTTGTTGCCTGGACAAACCTTGGTGCCCTCTATTTGAAGAAGGACAATATCGAGGTATGTGTGtgatcattttctgtttttcactttaTGATATCTGGCATTTTCAAAGTCTGGTCTTTTTGTTGTAGCTTGCACATGAAGCCTTCAAGATTGCTCAGTCCTTGGAGCCACTGTATGTCAACTGCTGGATTGGACAGGTAATGAACTGCACTCTTATCTtatctgacaaaaacacatcatgaagcaatgtttaaaaaaagatgtattGAGGAAATTGCCATTTGACCACCAGTAAATTCCgagatggaaacacacatttgatgCATGAAATGTTCTGTAATGTAAAGCAAAGCAATGGGAAATATGTTTTGATAAGACTGAAAATGAAAGGTTTGTTATGCGAGACTTTCTATCTCTGACCCATTTTGTCTATTTCCTTCTTTGATCCAGGCCCTGATAGCCGAGAGAGTGGGAAGCTATGACACCATGGATCTTTTCAGACACACCACTGAACTAAGTACCCATGTACGTGATGTTGAAAAACACCTTTGGGTTGCTGTTGTAATGCTGCGTGCCGTTTACATGTAACCCGTCTTTCCCCAACAGATGGAGGGAGTGAAAGGTTATGCCTACTGGGTTTGTTCCACCCTGTTGGATAAGAGCAACAGAGACTCGGAGCTGTACCGCTACAACATAGTCCAGATGAACGCCATCTCTGCTGCTCACGTGGCACTCAGCAAGTACACAggtacacatttttatttctgtgtcgGGTTGGGGTGATTGGGACCATGTAGCTCTCTAGGTCtccatttacacctggtatttaCATATTAACAACATGCAGATCGCAGCAAGTACAAGTCTTAACACCCTCGGTCCATGTCCATCTTGAAGCCACAAaatttcctctaaatggaaacaaaatttACAAAATCATGATCTACTGAATAAGAGTTtaaactagcaattgagaccattaactcttaAATGGTCTAAAGCAATAAAGAAGTAGAATTTCATTTgctcatagacttccattcaaatgtagTTCCTTTCTACTTTTCATGcctcactttttaaacattttatatacaATGTTTATGTTACAGCATGCTTACAGCTCCTcccaacacatttttctttcctgtcactcacataTGCACAAACGCAATGACACGAGACTCTTCTGTACAGTCTGACAAGTTCAAAACGTCATTTTGATCTCGTCAATATGATgtcaatgtgtatttaaatacaagTTGGAGAAAAACGGATCCATTCTCATGTGGTCGCAGCATTTGACTGCCGGGTTTGAACTGTCCACGAGATCCTGTTGAGATGATGCTTCTCTTGTTCTTCTCAGAGAGGATTCAGTCTGACCCTGAAGCCTTCATCATGCTTGGATACCTGAACGAGCATCTGCAGCTAGAGAGACAGGCCTTACACGCTTACCAAAGGTTTCTATCCTATTCACAGTGATTGACTTATTGACAGATAAAGCAGCGTACTAAACCTAATTGTTTATAATTGTCTTCCATCAGAGCGGTTGAGCTGCTGCGGTCCATGCCCTCAACAGAAGAACTGGCCTTTGCTCTGGGCAGCTATGGCCGTGCTTTGTGGTAACAGCTAGCTTATGTCATAACAATGCgattgaactgttttttttgaccATTCCCAGCCTCTTGAGTACCACCCTTTGTGTTGTGCAGCACCTCAGGTCAGTGGGAAGAGGCAGTGAAGGTCTATAATTCCACTCCGCTGCAGGAGCTCAGTGATCTGACTGGACTGGCTCTGGCCTACTTCAGGGCTGGACTCATCCCAGAAAGCATCAGCGGTGAGAGAGTGGCGAGGATGCTCTGTAATCAGAGAtgatgtatgtttgtgtaactgTGAATAATCTGCAAActgttgtgtttgaaatataGCCTATGAACGTGCCTTGGCTGTGGCTCCCAGTGAGAAGGATAAGGCTTACATCTTAACAGCTCTGGCCCTGTTGCAGCACCGGCAGGGGAATCTCGATTCAGCCAAGACTTTGCTGTTCAAATGGTGAGAGTCCACATTGGTTTTTTGTAGGATTCTGTCCTTtaactaaaatctgttttctgtaCCAGTTTgttatgtctgtgaaggttctcagtcagcCATGTCATAGCCATCTTCACTAGTtggctgtaggcaactggacttgcttgagttaattTGAAGTTGATTCAagtctcatccaagaggcttcttcagttctgaaaaAGAGAGTTTATATAtgataatcctttatttgtcccccaCGGGGAAATGTACAGGGTTACAGcagccaaaaacatgcaaaaacaagTTAGAAAATAGGAATATGGTAAGAGTTGGACAACATGATGCTGTCACTCTTATTTTCAAACCTACaacagtgtctgtgttgttcaGGGATTATGGAGATGCGAGTGGACAggctgaaaaagacaaaaaaaattgagATAAAATATTGTGCAAATATGGTAAAACCGTGCATTTGCAGGAatgctgttaaattatttaGCTTCCACAACCTGTGCCAAGGAAATTCACTTAAAACAAGAACTATTGTCCTTTACGATACTGCACAATGATGATGTGTGATAATACTTGTGCTGTCCAGTACGTACTGTACTTGCAAGTTGACAGAGggtttctcttgtttttgtctccacagctcagtgttaaaggagcCAATCTCAGAGtctctgctgtgtttatgtGCCCTGGGTTTGGTCCACGGGGATGTCACACTATCTGCTGCTGCCCTGACTGAGCTTCTAAAGCAAGGTTCGGCATCTGGGAGTGTTGTCGAGCAGCGATGTTTACTCACATGCACCCTGCTGGCTCTACAGGGTAACTACAGTGCTGTGCAGAGAGAGGCCTCCAGAGCTGTTCACAGGTAGGCTGCTTGTTTGAACTGTTTTGAGCACATTAATGATGGGCTGTACTCTGCATCGATGAATTTGATTGTTTGCCAATTTGCCTAATACtcaaatatgcatgtttttggaccgtgggaggaaaccagggaACATGAGAACATGGAAAACCCatgcaaaaacaggaaaaatatgcagaaaggcccttgttcaaTATTTGTTTAAACAAGTAGTTGAACCTTATATAGTCGACAGTTGTGTATACAAGATGCTCTGCACGTGTTAAATCTTTCTCCGACTGCTTTTTCTGTCTTATAGAAATCCTGGAAACCCGTCTTTGTGGGCCCTGCTGTCTCGAGTGGTGCCTCGGTTCTACCCCAGGAAGGCAAAGGTAAACCTGTGTTTAGTTTCATTCACTCTTGCTGTCGTGTTGAGGAAAAGTCCTGGTGGATTTGTTCATGGTTTGGTTTTCTGTGGATTCCAGGGTGGAGCGGTCGCTGGTCATGTTGCCTGTCTCTCCAGTATGACCCAAGGAAAGGTAAAAGTTAAATGAAATACTTAATTAATTCCTAGGGGGAAAATTTGGTGCCTTTTTATCTTTGctccttcagaaaaaaaaaataatgctcgggaaagaaaataaggaatatgattaagaaaacagaatatcagcaacagataaaataaaaacaggacaaGAAATATGTGCTTAATAAGAGTTCTATGGCAATGAATAtaactgaataataaaaaagaatgtgGGAATGTAATGCTGTAAACATcaaaactgaaacagaaactgttgtaatgtgaaatgtaattattgtttGAAACTCACAGGCTGAATACACAAATAGGTTTATGTCACAGTCATGAATTTAATCCCATGCTTACTTTACTGcctttttattatgtttaatgTATTGCGATAGAAAACCAATTTCCTCCTTGTTTGTATATTAAACGGAGGAACTGTGTTCCTGCAGAGGGCGCTGCTGTACAGTGGAGTGAACCAGCTGGCCGTTGGAAGACACTCAGGAGAGGACGGTCAAAGGAACGCACTGAGGACTCTGCAGAGAGCTGTGTTGCTCTGTCCTGGTAGATATACATGTGcacataaatgcacacacaaaggATGTCTCCTAATGCTATTTGAATGATTCCTCTCAGTCCATTATCATCTACAAAGCTAATTTGGTgacaagtttttatttattcagtcatCTAAAGCATCATTACATCCTCATCTGCTTCGTTATTAAACAAAATGCGGCAATCACAGGGAACACAGCAATCATTTTCATAGCActactttattttaatgtgtgaaACCACCTTACGTTAAAGGAAGACTGTGAAGCTGTaactttcctttcctctcttctttcagACGATCCATCAGCGTGGGCAGGATTAATGGCTGCctgtcacacagaaaacacatcctGCTACCTTTCAGGCTCTGCTCCCCACAGACAAGGCCTGGAGAAAATCCTTATGTCCGTGGTTTCTGAGAAAGGTGTGTGTACATTGCCGTgcgtttatatgtgtgtgtctgattgtGCGTAGATGTGTCACTGACAGCTGTTTTGTTTCCCAGTGCACGGTGTGGAGGAGATAGAGCGACCTCTCGCCCAGACTCTCGAGGGATGGGTTCTACAACAGGCAGTCACTGGTCTTGTGTTGGGAGGACAACTGGAGCAGGCTGAAGCCCTCTGCTCACAGGTACtgatgtgaaaacacaaacacaggttgaCCCGGCTATCCCTTtgagccttatccctaacctaaacccaattctaacccaaaaaccaggtcttaattaaaaaaaaa from Solea solea chromosome 8, fSolSol10.1, whole genome shotgun sequence encodes:
- the skic3 gene encoding superkiller complex protein 3, whose product is MASKEVKSELKSAREAIKNKEFKEALKHCKAVLKLDKTNYNAWVFIGLAASELDQSDQSHSAYKKAVELEPEQLLAWQGLANLYEKTDQWDFKVELPNIYQKLVDLYASSDRKKCYEVIKKLSDSYQSDKDCNKLAKVWLQLIQLKEEDAVDKKELLQLWHEMTQLLSDCINEEEQNNEVQQHLITAFEKSLLLMDPVPGEKHQKISADYIQCLSKLPQEETKMKEACESMSSLYPKQSYPLEVLCSHYLKTGVLTEDTVSRFSRLLDLAPNSGLGHLGLGTKALQEGRYNDAINSLSQGLKKMSCSTAWYSLAEAQVKMHRYTDSAASCSQGLTTCVSGDEELRVKLLKLKLETLVRSGGEKAADHALETFSQITDAEKDLSLVAFKGRAHLNKGQVDQALKVSSQLVASNPNLDQALALRGLIHIAEGQQQLAEQCFLKAAAESPNCPEYYFLLGQLYWDMGEESRKDRSKAQTHLLKAAKLDPYLGAAFRYLGHFYREVANDRGRARGCYKKAFDLDNEDAESGSASVDLSMELEDMDTALATLESVIAKATPGSAKWAWMRRGLYYLKIGEHQQAVADLQAALRADPEDWVCWECLGEAYLNRRSFTAALKAFGKAHQLQPSSIYSVYQAAAIKQTLGKFKEAVAEYLQITAQQDYVPALKGLGECQLSLARSLMEDCRDGGAIDLIQQAIQNLFRAVELRPDLSCLWKLLGDACTAVSTVSSNRAQVLVPALLAGLDPNTQSHMQNQAQTLKIGERCYVHALKLMSEVPGLWYDLGLNYYHQARLPCPTEDDQNSQSLIQQKAQQCLKKAIMMDCGNHSYWTALGVISTNKGLENFALAQHCFIKSIQVEPNNVVAWTNLGALYLKKDNIELAHEAFKIAQSLEPLYVNCWIGQALIAERVGSYDTMDLFRHTTELSTHMEGVKGYAYWVCSTLLDKSNRDSELYRYNIVQMNAISAAHVALSKYTERIQSDPEAFIMLGYLNEHLQLERQALHAYQRAVELLRSMPSTEELAFALGSYGRALCTSGQWEEAVKVYNSTPLQELSDLTGLALAYFRAGLIPESISAYERALAVAPSEKDKAYILTALALLQHRQGNLDSAKTLLFKCSVLKEPISESLLCLCALGLVHGDVTLSAAALTELLKQGSASGSVVEQRCLLTCTLLALQGNYSAVQREASRAVHRNPGNPSLWALLSRVVPRFYPRKAKGGAVAGHVACLSSMTQGKRALLYSGVNQLAVGRHSGEDGQRNALRTLQRAVLLCPDDPSAWAGLMAACHTENTSCYLSGSAPHRQGLEKILMSVVSEKVHGVEEIERPLAQTLEGWVLQQAVTGLVLGGQLEQAEALCSQVLSVSPEHPAVILSLRQVQCQRLLVANSGTVLPDSVLEQLSNAVRMNPTNIGAWHWLAEVYRSQGLLVQAVMSYRQSLQLASQLGLHSCQVASLLRLALLALGPCMAKVPGDEWKDLVVEATTEVLKLDSSPVALLVQALLQYVTKMAARETRRLLERLVYGTSPDFPMTVVQVAGWYLLRHLHAKNDEELINVLLQHAKKKGDQRLLEFHSVLASAAS